The nucleotide window TCCCGCCGGCCGTGTCCGACGCCTTCGGCCTCGTTGCCTGCCTCGTGCATCCGGCCAGCCGTGGGCGCGTGCGGCTCGTCTCGGCCGATCCGGCCGATCCGCCGGCCATCGAAACGAGCATTCTCGGCGCGCGTCAGGATGTGGAGGATCTCACTGAGGGATTTCGCATGGCGCAGGCCTTCGGGTCCCATCCGGCCCTTGCCGCGCATCACGACGGACCGCTGTCGCCGTCCTCGCAACTGGTGGAGCAGGGCGAGATCGAGGCGTTCCTGCGCGCTTCCGCCGATACGATCTTCCACCCCGCCGGCACCTGCGCCATGGGGCCGGACGGTGCGGGCGGTCACGGGCAGGGGGCGGTGGACAGCACCTTGCGTGTGCGCGGCGTGCGCGGCCTTCGCGTCGTCGACGCTTCGGTGATGCCGCTGCCGGTGCGCGGCAACATCCAGGCCGCCGTCTTCATGGTGGCGGAAAAGGCCGCCGGCCTGATCCTCGACGCGGCGCGCGCGCAAGGCTGACCGGCGGGTTTCCCGTGTCTCGCGCCGCCGCGTTACGGCTCGTGGCGCCAGTCCTCGGGGATATACTCGAACGCCTCGCCCAGCCGCGCCACATGGCCCACCGCCGGGAACGGCAGGTGCGTTGCCGACATCAGCCAGCGCTCGCTCGCCAGCATGTCCAGCCCCTTGCGCCGCGACAGCAGCGCCTGTTCCCGGTCGACATCGAAGGCGAAGTTCTCGTCGAGATGCCGGAAGCTGTAGACCGGCGAATAGACGAGGTCGCCGGCCAGGAACAATTGTTCGTCGCCGGACTCGATGAGAAAGCCCGAGTGCCCCGGCGTGTGCCCCGGCAGCGGGAAGGCGGTGACGCCCGGAAACACTTCCTGCTCGCGCTCGAACAGGCGGATATCGGGATAGTGCTCGGGCACCTTGCGCGCCCTCAGCAGCCACGGCCGGTTGCGGTCGGTGGAGCGCGACATGGCGAGATCGCCCATGAAATAGCCGAGCTCGTCCTTGTGCACCACGATGGCCGCACCGGGAAACACCGCGCCGGCCTCGTCCAGCAAGCCGCCGATATGATCGGCATGCATGTGGGTGATCAGAACCGCGTCGATGCTGTCCGGCGCGATGCCGGCAAAGGCCATGTTCTGCAGCAGGAAGCCGGATGTGGGGCCGAACAGCGGGCCGCATCCGGCGTCCACCATCAGCCGACGGCCGTCCGCCTCGATCACGTAGACGACCGTGCCCATGCGGAACGGGCCGGCCTTGCGGAAGGCCTGAACCGCCAGCTCGTTGATTCGATCCGCGCCGGCCGAATAGAATGAGGGATCGGCCTCAAGATACCCGTCGGAGATGATCGTCACGCGGAAGCTGCCGATCTTCAGGCGATAGACCGCCGGCGTCTGCTCGTCTTTTCCTAAATGTCCTACCAAAAAACCATCCTCCGTTCGGCCGATCCTCTCCGCTGAATGTGCGGGAAAATGCGGCTTTTCATATGATCTGACAATAGTCGAATTGCTCTTTCGATAAAAGGTTTGATATTTAAAATTATCTCATGTTTAATGTCAGCAAGCCTCGCAGCGACGGTCGCGGCGAAGGGGGGCGGCGCCTGATGCCGCCGGCCGCCTTGCGGCATAAGATGATCTGGGATCCACGGGGGGAGCATGAATCAGGTGCCCGGTTCTTTTGACGGTGCGGAGATCGAGGGGTGGGCACTGCCCGCCGAGCTGCGCGAGCTGCGCAACACGGTCCGCCGCTTCATGACCGACCATGTGCGTCCGGCCGAGGAGAAGCTCGACTTCGACGCCTATACCTTTCCGCCCGAGGTGCTCGAGGGGCTGCGTGCCAAGGCGCGGGCGCTCGGCCTGTGGTGCGTCCAGAGCCCGGCCGAGCATGGCGGCGCGGGCCTCAGCCTGCTCGGCCAGGTGATCGTCGCCGAGGAGGCGGCCAAGTGCCGGATGGGCGCCTACATCCCCGCCGGCGGCGCCTTCGGCTTCGATCCGCCCAATGTGATCTTCAAGGGAACGCCTGACCAGATCGCGCGCTATGCCCTGCCGACCATCGAGCAGGGCGAGAAGACCTTCGTCGCCATTTCCGAGCCGAGCGGCGGGTCCGATCCGGCGCGCGCCATCCGCACCCGCGCGGTGCTCAAGGGCGACCGCTACGTCGTCAACGGCACCAAGGTCTGGATCACCGGCGCGGGCCAGTCGCGCTGGGGTGTCCTGTTCGCCCGCACCGGCGAGGGCCGCGGCCGCGAGGGCATCACCAGCTTCATCGTCGAGATCGACCGGTCGGGCCTGACCCTTTCGCCGATCCCGGTGATCCGCTCCTATTCGCCCTACGAGCTGCATTTCGAGGACTACGAGATCCCCGTCGAGAACCGGCTGGGAGCGGAAGGGGAGGGCTTCGCCTTCGCCGAGGACTGGCTGGTCCATCAGCGCGTGCCGTATTCGGCGACGACCATCGGCACCGCCCAGGCCGCCCTCGATATCGCCCTCGACTGGGTGCGCCAGCGCGAGACCTTCGGCCGCAAGCTTGCCGATCACCAGGCGATCCAGTGGATGCTGGCCGACAGCGAGGTCGACCTGCGCGCTGCCCGCCTGCTGGTCTACCAGGCGGCCTGGCGGGCCGAGCGCGGCGAGGACATCAAGCTTGAGGCCTCGGTCTGCAAGCTCTTCGCCACCGAGGCGGCCAACCGGGTGGTCGACCGCTGCGTGCAGATCCTCGGCGGCATGGGTGTCGCCAGCGAGCTGCCGCTGGAGCGCTGGTTCCGCGAGACGCGCATCAAGCGCATCGGCGAGGGGCCCTCGGAGATCCACCGGCTGGTGATCGCCCGCGATCTCATCCGCCATGGCTCGCGCGAGAGCTTGTGATGTCGATCGACCTCGATATCGACGGCGGCATCGCCACCATCCTGATCGACCGGCCGGCGAAGCTCAATGCCATGGACCATGCCCACTACCGGCAGCTGTCGCGGGCCTGGGTCGAGGTGCGCGACAATCCGGAGATCCGCGTGGCGATCGTCACCGGGGCGGGCGACAAGGCCTTCTCCGTCGGCGCGGATCTCAAGAGCTTCACCACCGCGCGCGGCGAGCTCAGCGAGACCTGGATGCCGCAGCGCGACATGCTGCTCAACCGCGGTCTCGAGGTGTTCAAGCCGGTGATCGCGGCGGTCAACGGCTATTGTCTGGGTGGCGGCATGACGCTGCTGATGGCGACCGACATCCGCATCGCCAGCGACACGGCTACCTTCGGTCTGACCGAGGTCAAGCGCGGGCTGATCGCCGCCAACGGCGGCACCCAGCGCGTGCTCAAGCAACTGCCTCATGCCATCGCCATGGAGCTGCTGCTGACCGGGCGCAGCTTCGACGCGCAGGAGGCGCTGCGCTGGGGTCTCGTCAACCGCGTGGTGCCGCCGGCCGGGCTGATGGGCGAGGCGCGCGGCCTCGCCGCCGCCATTGCCGAGAACGCGCCGCTGGCGATCCAGGCCAGCAAGGAGCTGGCCCTGCGCAGCCACGACATGGACCTTGCCGCCGGCCTGCGTGCCGAGCAGCTCACCAACCGCCTGCTGCAGACCAGCGACGACGTGGCCGAGGGCGCCCGCGCCTTCGCCGAAAAGCGCGCGCCGCACTTTCGGGGGATATGATGACGACTACGAGCGGAGCACCGCTGGCCGGGATCACGGTGATCGACGTCGGCCAGATCTACAACGGTCCCTATTGCAGCTTCCTGCTGGCCATGGCCGGCGCGCGGGTGATCAAGGTCGAGCCGCCGGCGGGCGATCCGCTGCGCCGCCGCTCCGTCGTCGGCGGCGCGGCGCTGCCCTTCGCCATGCTCAATTCCAACAAGGACATGGTGACGCTCAACCTCAAGAGCGAGCGCGGCCGCGAGATCTTCCGCGAGATGGTCGCGCGCGGCGATGCGGTGGTGGAGAATTACGCCCCCGGCACCATGGAACGCCTGGGCCTCGGCTACGAGGAACTGGCGAAGGTCAACCCGCGCCTCGTCTATGCGGCCGGCT belongs to Stappia indica and includes:
- a CDS encoding acyl-CoA dehydrogenase family protein, which translates into the protein MPGSFDGAEIEGWALPAELRELRNTVRRFMTDHVRPAEEKLDFDAYTFPPEVLEGLRAKARALGLWCVQSPAEHGGAGLSLLGQVIVAEEAAKCRMGAYIPAGGAFGFDPPNVIFKGTPDQIARYALPTIEQGEKTFVAISEPSGGSDPARAIRTRAVLKGDRYVVNGTKVWITGAGQSRWGVLFARTGEGRGREGITSFIVEIDRSGLTLSPIPVIRSYSPYELHFEDYEIPVENRLGAEGEGFAFAEDWLVHQRVPYSATTIGTAQAALDIALDWVRQRETFGRKLADHQAIQWMLADSEVDLRAARLLVYQAAWRAERGEDIKLEASVCKLFATEAANRVVDRCVQILGGMGVASELPLERWFRETRIKRIGEGPSEIHRLVIARDLIRHGSRESL
- a CDS encoding MBL fold metallo-hydrolase yields the protein MVGHLGKDEQTPAVYRLKIGSFRVTIISDGYLEADPSFYSAGADRINELAVQAFRKAGPFRMGTVVYVIEADGRRLMVDAGCGPLFGPTSGFLLQNMAFAGIAPDSIDAVLITHMHADHIGGLLDEAGAVFPGAAIVVHKDELGYFMGDLAMSRSTDRNRPWLLRARKVPEHYPDIRLFEREQEVFPGVTAFPLPGHTPGHSGFLIESGDEQLFLAGDLVYSPVYSFRHLDENFAFDVDREQALLSRRKGLDMLASERWLMSATHLPFPAVGHVARLGEAFEYIPEDWRHEP
- a CDS encoding enoyl-CoA hydratase/isomerase family protein; this encodes MSIDLDIDGGIATILIDRPAKLNAMDHAHYRQLSRAWVEVRDNPEIRVAIVTGAGDKAFSVGADLKSFTTARGELSETWMPQRDMLLNRGLEVFKPVIAAVNGYCLGGGMTLLMATDIRIASDTATFGLTEVKRGLIAANGGTQRVLKQLPHAIAMELLLTGRSFDAQEALRWGLVNRVVPPAGLMGEARGLAAAIAENAPLAIQASKELALRSHDMDLAAGLRAEQLTNRLLQTSDDVAEGARAFAEKRAPHFRGI